The following coding sequences are from one Rhipicephalus microplus isolate Deutch F79 chromosome 3, USDA_Rmic, whole genome shotgun sequence window:
- the LOC142803359 gene encoding uncharacterized protein LOC142803359 isoform X2, with amino-acid sequence MPLLLRILRIQLGIRQQQREVLQEVRQLKHKVRLLSVPQHAQPAQRPSDLPRLPAGTIGEVEAAEAAVQSKAVAAALVYIS; translated from the exons atgc ctctattgctacggatcctgcggatccaacttggcatccggcagcaacaaagagaggttctgcaggaggtgcgacagctgaagcacaaggtacggctcttgtccgtgcctcagcacgcccagccagcacagcgcccctctgaccttccccggctgcctgctggtacgattggagaagtggaggcagcagaggcagctgtgcagagtaaagctgtggctgcggctttggtgtatatttcctga
- the LOC142803930 gene encoding uncharacterized protein LOC142803930 — protein sequence MPKNSSCCFQCPLLADFYHENISMCCCFYPIYASCIFLQRKHLLQIGGRGLREIAVNAMKAVLAHDVQVLYSLHGRKGKRAFVNLRLCRLVTDVICQKAGCDQAEALNFIKRWLPGSGDRCGGRKRRFREAFVVEQPDDPHSQSADYRLLAAAGFLPSHSSQALDSTTVTVPPTQPGLQ from the exons atgcccaaaaattcaagttgttgttttcagtgtcctcttcttgcagatttttatcatgaaaacatttcgatgtgctgttgcttttaccccatctatgcttcttgcatttttttacagcgcaagcacctcctgcagattgggggacgtggcctccgagaaattgctgtgaatgccatgaaggctgtattggcacatgatgtgcaagtgctgtacagccttcatggcagaaaagggaaaagggcctttgtgaacctgaggctctgtagattagtgacag atgtcatctgccaaaaagcagggtgcgaccaggcggaggccctcaactttattaagaggtggctgccagggtctggtgatcgctgtgggggcaggaagcggcgcttcagagaagcatttgttgtggagcagcccgatgatccccactctcagagtgcagattatcggctgctcgcggcagctggcttcctgcccagccacagcagccaggcccttgacagcaccactgtcactgtgcccccaacgcaacctggcCTGCAGTaa